One Granulicella sp. 5B5 DNA window includes the following coding sequences:
- a CDS encoding prolipoprotein diacylglyceryl transferase family protein, giving the protein MYPYIHLGSFHIGTFGLLLWLAAVFATIVLYRNFERHGVDTDALNVVTIVVLAGILGAKLWHELQDPRALVIAWHQILLPGLAHPIDIIRGFLAWFAAGFAWYGGLLAGIAALYWQGSIARFKGPAENIPGPRLGGLRMLDLAAPATALGYGIGRIGCLTSGDGDYGINTTLPWGVHMAKDALVPPTPPDALVQPTPVYELLFSLLVFWILWKLGKTNKPVGWMTGLYLILSGIGRFLVEFVRINPKLYWGMSNAQVAAIGSILLGILAMLWSARVNKPWNPSQTQRTEA; this is encoded by the coding sequence ATGTACCCTTACATCCATCTAGGCTCCTTCCACATCGGCACCTTCGGTCTTCTTCTCTGGCTTGCCGCGGTCTTTGCGACCATCGTTCTCTACCGCAACTTTGAGCGCCACGGCGTCGACACCGACGCCCTCAACGTCGTCACCATCGTCGTCCTCGCCGGCATCCTCGGCGCCAAGCTTTGGCACGAGCTCCAGGACCCCCGCGCACTCGTTATCGCCTGGCACCAGATCCTGCTCCCCGGCCTCGCGCATCCCATCGACATCATCCGAGGCTTCCTCGCCTGGTTCGCCGCCGGCTTCGCCTGGTACGGAGGCCTCCTCGCCGGCATCGCCGCTCTCTACTGGCAGGGAAGCATCGCCCGCTTCAAAGGCCCTGCAGAAAACATCCCAGGCCCGCGTCTCGGCGGCCTCCGCATGTTGGATCTCGCCGCCCCCGCCACGGCCCTCGGCTACGGCATCGGCCGCATCGGCTGCCTCACCTCCGGCGACGGTGACTACGGCATCAACACCACGCTCCCCTGGGGCGTTCACATGGCCAAGGATGCCCTCGTCCCGCCCACGCCCCCCGACGCCCTCGTCCAGCCCACGCCCGTCTACGAGCTCCTCTTCTCGCTCCTCGTCTTCTGGATTCTCTGGAAGCTCGGCAAGACCAACAAGCCCGTCGGCTGGATGACAGGCCTCTACCTCATCCTCTCCGGCATCGGCCGCTTCCTCGTCGAGTTCGTCCGCATCAACCCCAAGCTCTACTGGGGCATGTCGAACGCTCAGGTCGCCGCCATCGGCAGCATCCTCCTCGGCATCCTTGCCATGCTCTGGTCAGCCAGAGTCAACAAGCCCTGGAACCCCTCACAAACCCAAAGAACAGAAGCCTGA
- a CDS encoding M48 family metallopeptidase, which produces MSEPIYAVFAEEYRGLRPRAPMPGLEIRFRRFTSLNTTIRLREGKLIVRLSDLLEHAPESVHRAIAHILLAKLYRKPIEPVFADRYRRYTQSEAVSKQAERIRQDRGRKVLTSPQGHLYDLDEVFESVNRRFFHGLLGRPTLTWSAHVAKRMLGHYDAAHNTIVVSRVFDRPGTPRYAIEYLLYHEMLHLKHPVTVRAGRRCVHSREFQAEERLFPELELAKAFLRRL; this is translated from the coding sequence GTGTCTGAGCCGATCTATGCGGTGTTTGCCGAGGAGTATCGCGGGTTGAGGCCGCGCGCTCCTATGCCGGGACTGGAGATCAGGTTTCGGCGGTTTACGAGTTTGAATACGACGATCCGGCTGCGTGAGGGGAAGCTGATTGTGCGGTTGAGCGATCTGCTGGAACATGCGCCGGAGAGCGTGCATCGTGCGATTGCACACATCCTGTTAGCCAAGCTTTACAGGAAGCCGATTGAGCCGGTGTTTGCGGACAGGTACCGGCGGTATACACAGTCTGAGGCGGTGTCAAAGCAGGCGGAGCGGATACGGCAGGACCGCGGGCGGAAGGTGTTGACCTCGCCGCAGGGCCATTTGTATGACCTGGATGAGGTGTTCGAGTCGGTGAACCGCAGGTTCTTCCATGGGCTACTAGGAAGGCCGACGCTGACGTGGAGCGCGCATGTCGCCAAGCGGATGCTAGGGCACTATGATGCGGCGCACAATACGATCGTGGTGAGCCGCGTGTTCGACAGGCCGGGGACGCCGAGATATGCGATTGAGTACTTGCTGTATCACGAGATGCTGCATTTGAAGCATCCGGTGACGGTGCGCGCAGGGCGGCGGTGTGTGCACTCGCGGGAGTTCCAGGCGGAGGAGCGGTTGTTTCCGGAACTGGAGTTGGCGAAGGCGTTTTTGCGGCGGTTGTAA